A single genomic interval of Suncus etruscus isolate mSunEtr1 chromosome 10, mSunEtr1.pri.cur, whole genome shotgun sequence harbors:
- the SH2D2A gene encoding SH2 domain-containing protein 2A, with the protein MSPQALVSASGTRYSVQAEELPGAGGLSLQAETLAWFRKTQAHWLLKRGEAPAWFHGFITRREAERLLETKPQGCYLVRFSESAVTFVLTYRSRACCRHFLLAQLGDGRHVVLGEDSAHPSLQDLLRHYTACPLNPYGEVLTLPLARQTPNPTGLSLKIEPDSRSKSQDRHPQYSPILKKEQPTTPTQKQGAEEPKEPSQLPRTKPLLPAKPQVSPEDYTSPAQRPRPAPPPKPSNPIYHELEDPIAFYAMGRGSPGEAPGNIYSEVELEVSSGSQDQKTVGQRQALRKCRSRPIPGGQNLGGQQLGSENSVARQGPLLPHQPLPRGGHTLPHNLAKQVLQERGQAWLPLGPPQ; encoded by the exons ATGTCTCCCCAGGCCCTGGTTTCTGCTTCTGGCACAAGGTATTCTGTCCAGGCTGAGGAGTTGCCCGGGGCTGGAGGCCTGTCCCTGCAGGCAGAGACCCTAGCTTGGTTCCGGAAGACACAGGCCCACTGGCTCCTGAAGCGCGGGGAAGCCCCTGCCTGGTTCCATGGCTTCATCACCCGGAG GGAGGCTGAGAGGCTGCTGGAAACGAAGCCCCAGGGGTGCTACTTGGTGCGATTCAGCGAGAGCGCGGTAACCTTCGTGCTGACTTACAG GAGCCGGGCTTGCTGCCGCCACTTCTTGCTGGCCCAACTGGGCGACGGGCGCCACGTGGTGCTGGGCGAGGACAGCGCCCATCCGAGCCTGCAGGACCTGTTGCGGCACTACACCGCCTGCCCGCTCAATCCCTACGGGGAGGTGCTTACCCTGCCCCTCGCCCGTCAG ACTCCAAACCCCACTGGACTTTCTTTAAAGATTGAACCTGACTCCAGAAGCAAAAGCCAGGACCGACACCCCCAATATAGTCCAATCCTCAAAAAGGAGCAGCCTACAACCCCTACGCAGAAACAGGGGGCAGAGGAGCCTAAAGAG CCCTCCCAACTTCCCAGGACCAAGCCTCTCCTCCCAGCCAAGCCTCAAGTGTCTCCTGAAGACTACACCAGCCCCGCTCAAAGGCCCCGCCCAGCTCCACCCCCCAAGCCCTCCAACCCCATCTATCACGAGCTTGAAGACCCCATCGCCTTCTATGCCATGGGCCGGGGCAGCCCTGGAGAGGCCCCTGGCAATATTTATTCCGAGGTGGAGTTGGAGGTCTCTTCAGGGAGTCAGGACCAGAAGACTGTCGGCCAGCGCCAAGCACTACGCAAATGTCGGTCCAGGCCTATCCCCGGAGGCCAG AATCTGGGTGGCCAGCAATTGGGCTCTGAAAACTCTGTGGCTAGACAGGGCCCTCTGCTGCCCCATCAGCCCCTGCCCCGCGGGGGGCACACTCTGCCCCATAACCTTGCCAAACAAGTGCTCCAGGAGAGAGGTCAGGCATGGCTCCCCCTGGGGCCCCCTCAGTAA